A single window of Leishmania major strain Friedlin complete genome, chromosome 10 DNA harbors:
- a CDS encoding putative protein transport protein Sec23 has translation MVIPMSCMYTPLHPIEPSHLVLGATMEELCCANCGAFCSLHSQREMGKYWVCLSCKRRNSFQNNTAITEQHPALVYETVEFVLANPPTPVVAPPQPQPAPAFIFVVDTCIPSGEMASLRTSLLESLQYLPRNALVGLISFGATVSVWELGASSGVAIRKCYLLRGNTANPPDSLQSMFQVSENHPVRGRLLAPLCDVEGVLTSLIEELEEDGAAVPSSKRPLRATSTALEATTYLMEALAPPQMTAQQQYVLYGKHVKTATAPGGNVKMGKILLFTGGPCTRGPGAVVSTDKADMMRFHRDIIEGDTPYYEAAFNFYNALAPRLIAANTCLDVFAQSLDQVGVMEMRRCIDNTGGTLIIEDETTDIMFLESLKRYWQRCDLRAGTERASAAAPQGMSSSGVDGSYSSEDHRAHCGFAVRMEVNTSVGTLLRGALGPCNVDVEANKRGPTRLTSPLEVGAGGTTRWCVSYLDKGMTLSFLFDTATASNQQSGAASAYEKRFIQFVTRYTTPRGEQRVRVTSVVQPVAPPTAPPDYYTTAAAFDQTCAATIVARMAVSILEKHPGTWDAAKRWLDTLLVRFVRRYSTFTPGQPNTLRLGPCLSLFPSFMYNLRRSEYFMVLNISPDETTFKRHWLLRESVDNCVLMIQPTLDSYDLANPFATPMQLDSSSLRHDNIVLMDAYFNVHIMWGSIIYQWIEAAYHENPEYANFAELLEAAERDAQGILSNRYPYPRFSRTDADGSEARHVKTRVNPATNYHNSDMQYGAGPNGAVEQADVIYTDDASIMTFMNSLKKAVVTSDGKEEA, from the coding sequence ATGGTGATTCCAATGAGTTGCATGTACACGCCGCTGCACCCCATTGAGCCCAGTCACCTCGTTCTGGGCGCAACCATGGAGGAGCTGTGCTGTGCAAACTGCGGCGCCTTTTGCAGCCTGCACAGCCAGCGCGAGATGGGCAAGTACTGGGTGTGCCTATCCTGCAAGCGCCGCAACTCTTTCCAGAACAACACCGCCATCACGGAGCAGCACCCGGCGCTGGTGTACGAGACGGTCGAGTTTGTGCTCGCGAAcccgccgacgccggtggTAGCGCCACCTCAGCCGCAGCCAGCGCCTGCCTTCATCTTTGTCGTCGACACGTGCATCCCTTCCGGTGAGATGGCGTCGTTGCGCACGAGCCTGCTGGAGTCCCTGCAGTATCTGCCGCGCAACGCCCTCGTAGGCCTCATCTCCTtcggcgccaccgtctctGTGTGGGAGCTGGGCGCCAGCTCTGGCGTGGCTATCCGCAAGTGCTACCTTCTGCGCGGCAACACGGCGAACCCGCCCGATTCGCTGCAGAGCATGTTTCAGGTCTCGGAAAATCATCCCGTGCGGGggcggctgctggcgccgctgtgcgATGTGGAGGGGGTGCTCACCTCGTTGATCGAGGagctcgaggaggacggcgccgccgtgccgtcATCAaagcggccgctgcgggcCACGTCGACGGCGTTGGAGGCGACCACGTACCTGATGGAGGCCCTCGCCCCACCGCAGAtgacagcgcagcagcagtacgtACTGTACGGGAAGCACGTAAAAACCGCTACAGCGCCCGGGGGCAATGTAAAGATGGGTAAGATTCTCCTCTTCACCGGCGGCCCGTGCACGCGCGGCCCCGGCGCCGTGGTCAGCACTGACAAGGCAGACATGATGCGCTTCCATCGCGACATCATCGAGGGCGACACACCCTACTACGAGGCAGCCTTTAACTTCTACAACGCGCTCGCGCCGCGGCTGATAGCCGCGAACACGTGCCTCGACGTCTTCGCTCAGTCCCTTGACCAGGTTGGTGTTATGgagatgcgccgctgcatcgacaACACCGGTGGCACGCTCATCATCGAAGATGAGACGACGGACATCATGTTTCTGGAGTCGCTGAAGCGTTACTGGCAGCGCTGTGATTTGCGGGCCGGAACCGAGCGcgcatcggcggcagcgccgcaaggCATGTCCTCTTCGGGTGTCGACGGCAGCTACAGTAGCGAGGACCACAGAGCTCACTGCGGATTCGCTGTGCGCATGGAGGTGAACACGTCCGTcggcacgctgctgcgcggtgcGCTTGGTCCGTGCAACGTGGACGTGGAGGCGAACAAGCGCGGGCCTACGCGGCTCACCTCACCGCTGGAAGTGGGCGCTGGTGGCACGACGCGCTGGTGCGTCAGCTACCTCGACAAGGGAATGACGCTTTCATTTCTGTTTGACacagccaccgccagcaACCAGCAGAGTggcgcagcgagcgcgtATGAGAAGCGCTTCATCCAGTTCGTCACGCGCTACACCACGCCgcgcggcgagcagcgggtGCGCGTAACGAGCGTCGTGCAGCCCGTCGCCccgccgacagcgccgccggaCTACTACACGACGGCTGCCGCCTTTGATCAGACGTGTGCGGCGACGATCGTGGCGCGCATGGCGGTGAGCATACTCGAGAAGCATCCGGGCACGTGGGATGCCGCAAAGCGATGGCTGGATACGCTGCTCGTACGCTTCGTGCGGCGCTACTCCACCTTCACCCCTGGCCAGCCGaacacgctgcgcctcggcccgtgcctctccctcttcccatCCTTCATGTACAACCTGCGCCGCTCCGAGTACTTCATGGTGCTCAACATCTCGCCTGATGAGACGACGTTCAAACGCcactggctgctgcgcgagtcCGTCGACAATTGCGTGCTCATGATCCAGCCCACGCTGGACTCGTACGACTTGGCGAACCCGTTCGCGACGCCCATGCAgctcgacagcagcagcctgcGGCACGACAACATTGTGCTGATGGATGCCTACTTTAACGTCCATATCATGTGGGGCAGCATCATCTACCAATGGATCGAGGCAGCCTACCATGAGAACCCCGAGTACGCCAACTTTgccgagctgctggaggcggcagagcgTGATGCGCAGGGGATCTTGTCGAACCGCTACCCATACCCGCGCTTCTCGCGCACGGATGCCGACGGCTCCGAGGCGCGCCACGTGAAGACGCGCGTGAACCCGGCCACCAACTACCACAACTCGGACATGCAGTACGGCGCTGGCCCCAACGGAGCGGTGGAACAGGCCGACGTCATTTACACAGATGACGCGTCCATCATGACGTTCATGAACTCGCTCAAGAAGGCAGTAGTGACCTCCGACGGCAAGGAGGAAGCGtag